In a single window of the Melissococcus plutonius ATCC 35311 genome:
- a CDS encoding ABC transporter permease subunit (The N-terminal region of this protein, as described by TIGR01726, is a three transmembrane segment that identifies a subfamily of ABC transporter permease subunits, which specificities that include histidine, arginine, glutamine, glutamate, L-cystine (sic), the opines (in Agrobacterium) octopine and nopaline, etc.), translating to MNKKRWAFQLLIVLLFGLIFSHATAASAEKATDGELRVGMEAGYAPFNWTQGTEKNGAVAIEGDKEYAGGYDVEIAKIVAKKLNKKLVIVKTEWDGLPPALTSGKIDAIIAGMTPTAKRKKEVDFTNVYYKSQLVLLVRKNSQFAKAVELKDLAKARITGQLNTFHYNVIDQIPQVKKQPAMDNFPAMRVALSSGTIDGYVTEKPEAITAERVNPNFKMLVFDEKHGFKTNPEDTAISIGLKKGDEKLATINNILAGISQKERMQIMNKAIKNQPAAKENTKDNQVGNNHVIINILKQYGSMFARGAGMTLFLALIGTIIGTTIGLLIGMFRTMNEPEAPIKRGFVKCVNALLFAYIEIFRGTPMIVQAAVIYYGSAQAFGIDVNRTLAALVIVSVNTGAYMSEIVRGGIFAIDSGQFEAAQAIGMTHGQTMCKVILPQVIRNIMPATGNEFVINIKDTSVLSIISVSELFFQGKSAAGATYQFFPTYFIICVIYFIMTFIVTRILRLVEKHMDGPKNYTPYADQIQIQQSNGEEDKINE from the coding sequence GTGAATAAGAAAAGATGGGCTTTTCAATTGTTGATCGTTTTATTGTTTGGACTAATTTTTAGTCATGCAACAGCTGCTTCGGCAGAAAAAGCAACAGATGGAGAATTACGTGTCGGAATGGAGGCTGGTTATGCACCATTCAATTGGACACAAGGTACAGAAAAAAATGGTGCTGTAGCTATTGAAGGAGATAAGGAATATGCTGGTGGTTATGATGTTGAAATTGCAAAAATTGTTGCAAAAAAATTAAATAAAAAATTAGTCATTGTTAAAACGGAATGGGATGGATTACCACCTGCATTAACTTCAGGTAAAATTGATGCAATTATTGCAGGAATGACACCAACAGCAAAGCGAAAAAAAGAAGTAGACTTTACGAATGTTTATTATAAATCTCAACTTGTTTTATTGGTTCGTAAAAATAGTCAATTTGCAAAAGCGGTTGAATTAAAAGATCTTGCAAAGGCTCGAATTACTGGACAACTCAATACATTTCACTATAACGTGATTGATCAAATTCCTCAGGTGAAAAAACAACCTGCGATGGATAATTTTCCAGCAATGCGTGTTGCCTTATCATCAGGAACCATTGATGGGTATGTAACTGAAAAACCAGAGGCGATTACTGCTGAACGTGTTAATCCTAATTTTAAAATGCTTGTATTTGATGAAAAACATGGTTTTAAAACAAATCCAGAAGATACAGCTATTTCTATTGGATTAAAAAAAGGCGATGAAAAATTAGCAACAATTAATAATATCTTGGCAGGTATTTCTCAAAAAGAACGTATGCAGATTATGAATAAGGCGATTAAAAATCAACCAGCGGCTAAAGAAAACACAAAAGACAACCAGGTAGGTAATAATCATGTAATTATTAATATTTTAAAACAATATGGCTCGATGTTTGCACGTGGTGCCGGTATGACACTTTTCTTAGCTTTAATTGGAACCATAATTGGAACAACAATTGGTTTATTGATTGGAATGTTTCGTACAATGAATGAACCAGAAGCACCAATCAAACGAGGATTTGTTAAGTGTGTCAATGCTTTATTATTTGCTTATATAGAAATCTTCCGCGGGACACCAATGATTGTTCAAGCTGCAGTTATCTATTATGGTTCTGCACAAGCATTTGGTATAGATGTAAACAGAACGTTAGCAGCCCTTGTCATCGTCTCTGTTAATACAGGTGCCTATATGTCAGAAATTGTTCGTGGAGGTATTTTTGCCATTGACTCAGGACAATTTGAAGCAGCTCAAGCCATTGGTATGACACATGGTCAAACCATGTGTAAAGTGATTCTACCACAAGTGATTCGTAATATTATGCCAGCTACTGGTAATGAGTTCGTCATTAATATCAAAGATACATCAGTACTAAGTATTATTTCAGTTTCAGAGTTGTTTTTCCAAGGAAAGTCTGCTGCTGGTGCGACTTACCAATTTTTCCCTACTTATTTCATTATTTGTGTCATCTACTTTATTATGACTTTTATTGTTACACGTATTTTACGTTTGGTTGAAAAACATATGGATGGTCCTAAAAACTATACACCTTATGCCGATCAAATACAGATACAACAGTCAAATGGAGAGGAAGATAAAATCAATGAGTGA
- a CDS encoding amino acid ABC transporter ATP-binding protein, whose translation MSEIIKIEQLKKSFGENEVLKNINLLINKGEVVTIIGSSGSGKSTLLRCINLLEKPTAGKIFYKNENVLDKQYNLPKYRTHLGMVFQQFNLFSNMNVLENCTSGQLTVLKRSKEEAKQIALENLEKVGMAPFVDAKPTQLSGGQQQRVAIARALSMNPDVLLFDEPTSALDPEMVNEVLKTIKSLACTGLTLIIVTHEMEFARDVSDRVIFMDSGVIAEEGTPEMIFGQPKETRTKEFLHRILPKEN comes from the coding sequence ATGAGTGAAATAATAAAAATAGAACAGTTAAAAAAAAGTTTTGGTGAGAATGAAGTATTAAAAAATATTAATTTATTGATTAATAAAGGTGAAGTGGTCACTATTATTGGTTCTTCTGGTTCTGGCAAATCTACTTTATTACGTTGTATCAACCTATTAGAAAAACCAACAGCCGGAAAGATCTTTTATAAAAATGAGAATGTTTTAGACAAGCAATATAATTTGCCAAAGTATCGTACACACCTTGGAATGGTTTTTCAGCAATTTAATTTATTTAGTAATATGAATGTTTTGGAAAATTGTACAAGTGGTCAACTAACTGTTTTAAAACGTTCAAAAGAAGAGGCGAAACAAATCGCCTTAGAAAATTTAGAAAAAGTGGGTATGGCTCCTTTTGTTGATGCAAAACCTACACAACTTTCTGGCGGGCAACAGCAACGTGTAGCTATTGCACGTGCACTTTCTATGAATCCTGATGTTTTATTATTCGATGAGCCTACTTCAGCGCTTGATCCAGAGATGGTAAATGAAGTATTAAAAACGATAAAAAGTTTAGCATGTACTGGGCTAACATTAATTATTGTAACTCATGAAATGGAATTTGCTAGAGATGTTTCTGATCGTGTAATCTTTATGGATTCTGGTGTGATTGCCGAAGAAGGAACGCCAGAAATGATTTTTGGCCAACCAAAAGAGACGCGTACCAAAGAATTCTTACACAGAATTTTACC